The nucleotide sequence AGCTAGTAAAGTTGATTGTAAGAATTATAGAAGGGATTTGAATCTTTACATTGGAGAGTATGATGCAGAAATGGTAGTTAGACGTCTTATTAGGAAGAAAGAATGTTGTCCTGGTTTCacatgtgattatgttattggtgaagatagaagattgaaaGGGCTTTTCAGGGCTGATGagcaatcaaaaaaaaaattatacagtGTTTGGTGACATATTTGGTTTTGATGCTACTTATAAATCAAACAAGTaagtttttttaatttattgCGTTATATATTCTATTGCGTTATATATccttttctaatttttttaatgcttttttaatttgttttttattcAGGTATGATTTGGTTTTTGTACCATTTACTCGTATTGATAATCATTTTAGGAATGTCACATTTGGTGGTGCATTACTTGGTTCGGAGACTGCAGATTCGTATAGATGGCTTTTAAGATGCTATGCTTTTGGAAGTGAGCCTAAAGTTGTTGTTACTGATCAAGATGCTGCAATGAAGAGAGCTATTAAGGATGTACTTCCAAGAAGTAGGCATAGGTTATGTATGTGGCATATATGGGAGAAATTGAAGACAAAGGTATTAACTGCGTTTTATGATATAACAAACTGCAATTTTATAATTGTTTTATTATTGCGTTTTATGTATTATACAATAAGATCCTCTAACATTTTTATCAATAGAATTACAAAACAATTGCGTTTTACAATCAATGCATTATGTTTATCATTTTCAATATATTGGTTTTTAAattattgcgttttatgtttAATGATTTTATAACTTTTTATTCAGGTTGGTCCTGTTTTGTCatcaaacactgattttaatACAAGAATGACTCATGTTGTTTGGAATGATACTATTATTCCAGAAGATTTTGAAACTGAGTGGCATTCAATAATGTCTACTTTTGGATTGGAAAATCATGAGTGGTTAAAAGATATGTACGATCTTCGATTTGATTGGATTCCTGCTTATTACCATGGAGAGGATTTGGCTGGGTTTATGCGTACTACGTCAAGATGTGAAAGCGAGAATTACTTCTTTGGTCAGATTTGCAATCCAAGATGTACACTTGTTGAATTTTTCACTCATTTTGAGACTGCAATGGATATTCAAAGGCATGAGCATAGGAGGAATGATCATGATACAAGGTATATTAAGTGTAAACTCTGGAGTGACTTTGTATTGGAGAAACAAGCATCAGAAATATATACCCAAACAATTTTTAAGGATATTCAGATTGAAATTAATGCTGCTATTACAAAGTgtatgtcaaagtctgttgataCTGTGGGTGATGTtcaatatttttaaataaaggaTTTCAGACAGCCATGCACTTCTTTTTTCAaggtatttttttaaatttatattgttTAAATATCTACTgcgttttatttttcatgttttattGCGTTTTAACATTATATGATCATATGGTTATATCTGTATAATATTTATTATTCATTGCGTTTTATATTACATTTCACTAATTTTATATAGCTTTTTAATCTTATTTACAGGTGCAATAcatcaaagaagaagatggtttAAGTATAAGTTGTTCTTGCAAACGGTTTGAACAATTTGGTATATTGTGCCGCCATATATTTTACGTATTACGGTATGAGGATATAAGTGAGTTTCCTAGAAGATATGTTCATAGAAGATGGATGAGAGATGTTGTTTCAGTGGGATCAAATCATTCCAATATTCGATTTGATGAAATTGGTAGGAATAGTGAAATTgataaagtttatagagaaatcGTTGTTGCAAATGAGTATGTTGTTAATAGGCTGGTTGGCGATTTAGATGAACTGTGTCGTTACAGGGAtcatattaaaagttatattgaTAAAGCGGATGAGGTTATGGTTGCTGCGCCGCCTCCTAGTCGCAAAGAAAGATTTGCTTATATTGGAGGGAACATAGAAAAATCAGATTCTATGATTCATGTCCCGATCAAAGTAAGGACCAAAGGATGCGGTGTACAAAAAAGGATCAAGTCTAATCGTGAGATTGCAATTCAGAAATCATCAAAGATCCAGAAATCGTGCCGTGTATGTGGTGGAAAAGGATATAACAGTCGAACATGTAAAGATAAGGTTTCTTCTAATGCTATAGGTTCTAGCAATGCAATGTAATTATGTATACAAATTCTGTCAAAATCAGATatcaataagtaaaaaaaaattgtcattGCGTTTTATGATGTATAGGTTTCATCTCTTTTTGTTACTACGTTTTGAGATATCCTTCAtaaatatcagtttgttttgttTAATTGCGTTTTATGATAACAACAATATATTGTTATTGCGTTTTATACATAGAACAATCATAACAAGAAATGCAAGTGGTTATCATAAACATTGCGTTTTATACATAGAACAATAtattttaaattgtttttttattattgcttTTTATTGTAACACAGATCATATatcaaattaaacaagaaatgatGAGAACCCTAAGCTTCCATCAGGAATTTCCAAATCACTTATCAGCTATTTTTGGTTATTCCGTTATATACATAGAATAATACAATATACTTTAAATGGTATTTGTTGATTATTGCGTTTTATTATCATACAGTTCATACataaaattaaacaagaaatgcaATTGGATATAATAAACATTGCGTTATATAGATGATGATAGTTTTTAAACCCACAAACATGATGTTTTCAAACcacaaaattaaagaaaaattacTAGCATGATCAGCTTCATGGATCAAAGTTTGTTTCTTCATCGGATGAGAACCCTAAGCTTCCATCAGGGATTTCCTCATCATTTTCAGATTCAACCCAAAGTTCAACCTGTGAGACTACTGCGTTTTGGAGCTTCTCTGCAAATTTGCTACCAGAGTTGTTGATGATTGGTATTTCAGATAACTGATTCAAAAACTTTAGATCCTCACTGGTAGATATGTCCTTTGGTTCATACATCTCCACTTCACCATCGTCCCAAGTCACTGAAACTTTGAAAGTTTCCTCAATGAACTCCCAAGATGTAACCTGGGCATCTTCAGTTGCAGTTTGATTCGGATCACCATATCTCTTGTGTAGAATTCTGAACAGTGCGGCTGTTTGATTTGTGTAACAAGAAGGTGGTATACCTATTTCGTTCattcttttcaaaacattttcattgCAATTATGAAGAACAGAAGCAACGGaatggtattttattttttttccatcAAGGAATTGAAGAACGAAATTGCCACTTTTAACCCACCAAACTGATAGTTGTGGATTAGccattttagggtttgtgtgtgttgggtATTTGGTGTATTTTTGGTGTATGATGAGAGCAATGTGAAAATAGTTTAGGGTTTCTGTTCTTATATATTGGTAGAGGAATTTGAATAAActgttttaataataaaaatgattatttttatttttttctttgaatTGAATGTTCAATCATACACAGTATTTGGTATTAGGAATCCAAAAGGCTTTTTAAGGCTTTTTAAGGCTTTTGGTCTAATCAACTGTATCAATTTCTATCATACAGTATTCATATattgtatattattttatttttttataacattTCGTTTTAGAagattataatatattatttttgttatTGTCCTTATTGTAATtatgttttaatttgttttttgtgttataaaaatttttaaaaaaattgcatTGCGTTATAAATTATATTGCGTTATATGTTTGGAAATGAATAATTAGaaaaaacattgcgttttatatTCAAAACATACTAAAATTAAAATTGACAATGTTGAGTTATAGCATACTATTAAAATGTTGCGTTTTAtaaattgtatatatattttataattttttttcaaaataatgtTTAAATAATTTTAAAGGATACATATTTCGttttaaaataacaaacaaataagtgcattttaaaaatatcatcaaaatatTGTGTTATATGAAAAAATATTGCGTTTTATAATAAGTAGCATTTCTAAATCAAAGTAACTAGCAAGATCAAGAAAATAATGAGTTATATTAAAAACATGCTAAATGAAAAAACATTGCGTTCTATAATAAGTAGCatttcaaaatcaaagtaaaccagCAAGAGAAGGCCTGTCTTTAATCCTATCTAAACTAGTGTCATACGATTGTTTTTTAAGTTTCGCACTGAGGTCTCGAAACTTCTTTGAGTCCTCAATAACATAATCTCTTTGTTCGTTGATTTCGTGCAATAATATCTTCGCGATGAACTTTCTTCTTAAATCTTCAAGTTGTGCGGTCTGCTTGTTGACTGGTTTTTTGTTTTTACCCCTTGCAGGTTCTTCATACTCCACGTTAAACCCACAATCCCATTTTTCGACCGGTTCTCCATGATAACATTCCATATGACGCATAGTGAATATACCACAGTCAATGCCATTATATTGTGTCCTCCATTTCATCTGCATTCTAACAGGGGTTATTCCTTTTATATCATCTGCTTTTTCATGTCCAACAGATTTAAGGTAAGCTGCCAAAGCATTCCtctacagaaaaaaaaaaaacaaaacaaaaagattAGGTGGTTTATATTTGTGTTTTAAAAGCATAAGTAAGAATACTTACTGTATTTTCAGGCACATCCCCATATTTAgctttatttgtttcttttttgGCACTGTTGTcaatgatgaatatttgtttcTCTTCAAGATTGAAGGAGATCACAAAGAAATGCTGTATATAGAGAATCGGGACAAGGATAATTTTAAAATCCTTTATGCTTTTTAGCTTTGCACCTTTAAGAATTTTTTCTATGTTCATTGTGAATGCTTCTATCATCTTTTCTTTATTTGTTTCTTCCTTATTATTTAAAGGAAAAGCCTGCgtaaaattaatcaaattaacatattattgcgttttatgaaGTTAATAAAACATACAGCTGCGTTTTATGAAGGTAATAAAAATTACAGCTGCGTTTTATAAAACTTCATTCAAACAAAGTAAGCATTGCGTTTTATTAAAGAAATAAAACTGCAATTGCGTTTTATAAAACTTCATTCAATCAAACTTCAAAATACTTCATTATACGAATACAGAAAAATTGAGTTTTATATATCATACCAGCATTCGAATAGTACAGAAAAATCTTGGAGTTTTGTTGTCTTTtgatcttcttttttcttcttcattcaaaATATATGACCAACAATTGATTACTTCTCCGGCGATTTCCAATCCTGGCCTCATTGTTTCAACAGCATATCTATATAGAAATACATGATCTTTAATTTCAAAGAGAGTATCCctgcaaaaaaaataataataattaaattataattttttttatttttgtttttttgttttagtgtatataaatgaatttttacatCATTTCTCCTTCTGCATGGAAAGCATATCCCGATATGTTGTTTTCGTGTGCCGTTCTTGCTTCCTTCATTGCTACTTGTCGTAGATAGTACGGTGAACAAAATACTTCTGGTACATTTTTCTCTCGATCAGGTCGTACCATCCTTGTGATTATTTCTTCTGTTTTGCTTATATCTGTTgttggttgttcttgatgaacTGATTTTGCAGGTGTTTTATACGGTTCTTCTTGTGGGTTGAGGAATGATGTGTTTTGAATTAGATCACTGATTTGCTTTTCAGTATTATCCTGTTCTTCAATTCTATCAAACATTGTTTGTATTCCAGTAATTTGAACATCTTTTTCGGTTGATCTAttttcagattccgcttgaatttcggTTTGTGCAGCGTGAGGAGTAGCATCAACTTCAACTTCATTTTCATCAACATTTGAAGACAACTGAGAAATTTTCAAATCAAAGGATGGTACCTCATTATCCTGAATTttcttttgatttgatttttttttcttcttcatctatCTTTTTGATCATCTCCAACATTAATGATGAAGTTTCTTCGCTAAATGATGATTGTTCCATTGAAGGTTTTTCAATGTGTGCTTGCAGAATAGATGCAGGGTCATTGTTACTGATTTTTTCTGGATTGGAGGACTGGACTACAGCTGTGTTATCCTCATTGCGttttgcatcatcatcatcattgcgtTTTATAATCAATGGAGTTGAAATGATTTGATTTTCAGTGTCTTCATTTTGGCTCAAATTTAGAAATCTTGATGGTGTTTCCATCATAGTTGAATCAATATTAACTTTCTTGTGCTTTTTTGCTTGATGGTTTAATTTTTCCATCAATGACACCCATTCGTTTATTTTGTTATGAAGAGCTTCACTGTTTGGATATTCTTCGACAATCTCATCTATGCGTGATTGGATGTTTTCGAAAATTTCTTCAAATCCTTTTAAATGATCATCCAAAACAGTCACAAGATATTCTTCATGTGATTTTTTATCTTCAATGTTCTTCATATTTTCATCGCCACTTTTTGTTGAATGAATGTCAGAAAGACCTTCACTTTGACTTTGTGATGGCATGAAATTACGCAGTCGGCTTTGACTGTCTACccacattttatctttatttcCTATTGATGTTTTAATGAAGAATTGCCCCCATGATCCTCCActttttgtttgtgttttctcAGTTTCATTGGTTTTAATTGGGCTGTTTTGAACATTTTCTTGATTCTCTTGATCAATCCAGTCTGTTGCAGCTTTAAGTAATGTGATTGGTTGTTCTTCAGCATCgtcttcatcattttcttcagattcattttcaaaaatttcttcGTTTTCATTCTCGGATTCAGTtggataaacataaaattcatccttttcatctttctttttttgtttattcTTTCTGACTTTTTTCTTTTTATCCATTACAAGACATCTCCCCTCATTTTGTGCAGCAATTTCCAATTCATCTTCAAATTCTTGTAATGTTGTAGAGTCAATTTTATCAAGAGAGAACTCTTCAGTGTTTTCAGCATCGTCAAATCTTTGTTTTTTGTAAGCATATAGTATCTGTATGAATCATTGGGTTTTAGAAATATAATCAATTCAAATTTTGTTGCgttttaaaatataaatcattGTAAACAACTTACAAAACTAATGCTTTGTAACTTTAAAtatattgcgttttacaaaaacattgcGTTTTACACTAGAAAAGAAGTTTTAACAAACAAAGAATAtaaagaaacaaaaatgaaatatcattgcgttttataatatacattgcgttttatgaagtatagttttaaacaaacaaagaatataAACAAGCAGTCTAAACAAGCATTCAGCAAATATGTAGCAATAGTGAAAGATCAGATTTCATACCGCTAACAATGCAATAGGTCCATTGAAGAGCTTCTCATTCCAGGCCATTGTCTTTTTGTACGCCTTAAAACGGTCAGAATATATTCACACCAATTAAAATCCTGGGTTTTTTTGTCACTTTTCATTGATTGCAAGAATCTTTGATTAACATTACTACTTTGCATTGCCTCCGCCATGATCGTAAAAAATATAACCAAGAAATTTAGTTTGAACAATCTTCCAAGCTCATTTCTTGATTTTAAATAACTAATCAAGTTGTGCGCATACATTCTCTTCAAGATATCTTTGCTGAATTGACCGCGCCAGAATTTAAGATCAGTGTCTTTTGGTCTCAGTTTTTCCTCAATCTCTGTTTTTCCATTTGGTATTTGAAGTACCTTTTGGATAAATTCAGCTGTGATCTTAATGTTTTCATCTCCGGTATTTATCTCATCATTTTCAGCATCAAAGTTTTTTACCAGCCAATATCCGAATTTGCGTGGAACTGAATGCAGATTGAATTTTAGTATGCTCTCAAACCCTATTTCTCTAACAGCATTCCTTTGCTCTTTTGACAAACCTTCAATATAATCTTTTAGATTATTGACTGCACATcttatgttgattttttttccGTCGTAATCATAAtatggttgttgttctggttgttcttttgttttatctTTCCTCAGTGATCTCTTTGGTTTTGATTCTGCCTTTTCCTTCTTTTGATTTTTTGTCGGGTTAACTCTTGGTTGTggatcaacaaaatcatcatctgaTACATTGAATTGTgttaaaacatatatttttttcatgAAATTTGTTAAATGCGTTTTATGTTACCTGAATTTACTTGTTGTTCGGAAGTATGCAGAACAATAGCTCGACTAGATTTTTTATCATTGGAATCAGAAACTGTCTCTTCTGATGATTCGATCACCACTTT is from Helianthus annuus cultivar XRQ/B chromosome 9, HanXRQr2.0-SUNRISE, whole genome shotgun sequence and encodes:
- the LOC110876403 gene encoding protein FAR1-RELATED SEQUENCE 5 gives rise to the protein MSSSDSADNISKWEERVCINSGRKFFKPKVSGSITPAVGMLFKSFDEAFAFYQRYALAAGFSARKNTSWKNVCGLVKIRYIVCSKEGFHVSKEIDSGSVENSKTIVRRNRGSKRVGCNAHVKLILENNNMFKIYYFEEEHNHIFVEDEDIHFLPAARSIDYVKESFISGLSAINIGPVKTFNIMKTMYGGFGEVGASKVDCKNYRRDLNLYIGEYDAEMVVRRLIRKKECCPGFTCDYVIGEDRRLKGLFRADEQSKKKLYSVWYDLVFVPFTRIDNHFRNVTFGGALLGSETADSYRWLLRCYAFGSEPKVVVTDQDAAMKRAIKDVLPRSRHRLCMWHIWEKLKTKVGPVLSSNTDFNTRMTHVVWNDTIIPEDFETEWHSIMSTFGLENHEWLKDMYDLRFDWIPAYYHGEDLAGFMRTTSRCESENYFFGQICNPRCTLVEFFTHFETAMDIQRHEHRRNDHDTRYIKCKLWSDFVLEKQASEIYTQTIFKDIQIEINAAITKCMSKSVDTVQYIKEEDGLSISCSCKRFEQFGILCRHIFYVLRYEDISEFPRRYVHRRWMRDVVSVGSNHSNIRFDEIGRNSEIDKVYREIVVANEYVVNRLVGDLDELCRYRDHIKSYIDKADEVMVAAPPPSRKERFAYIGGNIEKSDSMIHVPIKVRTKGCGVQKRIKSNREIAIQKSSKIQKSCRVCGGKGYNSRTCKDKVSSNAIGSSNAM